GCTTTCCCAGTCGCGGTTTTCCGCTGCAGTCATGTCGATGGTTCGCATGGCCGGCGGAATGGCGGCTGTGACCTCCGGCTGCGCACTGCCAAGGCCGCGCATCTGGGCGACACGGCCGGCGGAGCGCATGATGCTGTCGCCCATCACCATCACGGTGACAGTGGCGCCGCTCACGATGTCAACCGACGTTCCAGACTCGGTCACGGAAGCGGGACGCAGCACGTTCCGGCCGACATATCCTCCGATGAAAGCGGTGATCTTCTCCTCGGGTATGCCGATCAGGACGATCGGCTCCTTGTGCTCGACAAGCCTGGCCCCCGCGATCGTGCCGTCCAGCGCGAGGCCGACGACGATGTGGATCGGCTTGCCCGAGTAACCGACGGCGTTGACGAAGTCGGAGTTCAGAAAGGCGTAGCCGAGCAGACGGTCACGCTGGTAGGCCGGCGCCACGGGCGGCGATCCCTGCAGCGGACCGAACCGATCGGCCTCGGGAAAAACCTGTGCCGGTTCCACCATCCCGAGGAAGTTTGCCAAGCCGGCCGCCTGCTGCGCCGATGGCGGTGTCGGCGATAGGCAGACCGCGGCGATCACCGCTGACATGAACAGGAGAAACCTGATTGCCTTCGTCATGCCGTCACCTTGAGGTGGGGCAATACTGCAGACACGCGGCCCTTGCGGAGAGTCTGCCGGTTGATCAGTATCGACGCACCGAACGGGGAGACTTCGTCATGGCATCGTCCTTCAACCCGAATTCCTGGCATATTTCCTCGGTGGAGGAACTCATGGCGCTGGCCGAAGCGCAGGAGCATCGGGCTGCCGCGCGCTACGATCAGCTTGCCGCGCGCATGGACCGCTTCGGCAGCCTGGAGACGGCCGCCCTGTTCCGGCGGTTGGCGGCCATGGAGCGGGAGCACGTCGAGGCCCTGTCCGACTGGGGTGGATCCGCAGCCCCTCACGGGAAGCTCCCGGACGAACTGGGAGAGGGAACGGCCACTGACACGGACGAGGTTCCTGCGTCGCTGACCCCTTACCGGGCGCTGGCGATCGCGGTCCGGAATGAGGAGCGGGCCTTCAGCCTGCTGACCTATATCGCCGCCCATGCGCAGACATCCGAGATAAGCGCACGGGCCGAGGCGCTGGCTATCGAGGAACTCCACCATGTGGCGCTTCTGCGCGCCCAACGGCGCAAGGCATACCACGCAGAGCGCCACGGCGCGCGGGATCATGAGCGCGAGATCGACATCGCCACACGGTCCGTTGCCGACCTGCGGATTGTCGCCGGGAGGCTGCTGTCCCGCGCGCTCGAAACCCATCAAGCCCTTGCCCAGGAACTGCGGGCTGCCGGCGACCAGGAAGGAGCGAATCTTCTGTTCCACCTCATTGCCAAGGAACTGGCCGAAGCCCGGCGGCTTGGTATCCGTGGCTTCGGAAACTCCGGAGAGGAAGCTGCCGAAGCGCACGGTTCGGCAACATCGGCCGGCCTGGATTCCGGCGCTATGTGGCCGGTCGAAAACATGGTTGATATTTTCCTGGCTGCCGCGGAGCGGAGCCGGGACGAGAAGGTGGTGCTTGAAGCGCAGCGGCTGGGGGGCGTGGCAATCACCTGGCTGGCGGAGTTGCGCGCCGACCTGGAAGCGACTGCTTGATGCCCGAAAGGTGATCATTCTTCACTCATTCAATCCCGTCGGGATTGCCTGCACATACTGGGCACGCTCCTTCGATGGGAGGCAGATGCGCCTCCCATCGAAGGAGCGTGCCGTGACCGCGGAGGCTCAGGAATTCTGTTTCAGGTAGGCAATGATGTTTTGCCGCTCCGATTCGTTCTTGATGCCCGGGAAGGCCATTTTATTGCCCGGGATGAAGCCTTTGGGATCGGCGAGGTACTTGTCGAGATTGTCCTCGGTCCACGACACATCAGTCTCCTGGATCGGCTTGGAGTATGAGAAACCTTGCACAGCACCGGCTTCGCGGCCAACGACGCCATGGAGGTTGGGACCTACCCGGTTCGCTCCCCCCTGCTCGATCGTGTGACAAGCTTTGCACTTGTTGAAAGCCTTTTCTCCGGCTGCCGCATCGCCTTGAGCCGACGCGATGGAAACCGGTGTCATTGCGAGTGCTGCTGCGATAGCCAACAGAGTCTTATAGATCGTCATTCCCACTCTCCTCCTGACACTCTTCGGCATGATCAGCGTTGTCTTCTGTACCTAGACAGGTTCTTTCATTGAGTTTTTGGTTGGCATTGCAATGGACTCATTTTTCTAAAAAATAAATAATATTTATTTGACTTGTAGAAGAAATAATCAACGCTAGCTCAAGGATTTTTGACATTCCGTTACTCCAATAGTAGAAATAACCGATGCTAACAGCTTCCTTATAGGGGCCAGCTGAGTAGCTGTCCTTGCGCTAGAGCAAACTTTCCGGAAAAAATACAGGCGGGTTATTGGGTGTTAACATAGGTCCATGGCCTGTTGCCCGACACCGTGGTCCTGCCCAACGACGCGGGGCAGTTCGCCGTCGGACGTTACGCCATGTGCTGATGTATCGGCTTGGCACTGGGCCGGTCCTCGAGGTCTTGGCGGCGTTCCGGCGGCTGGCCGAGCACAACGTCGCCGAGGTGCGTGAGATCGTGGCGAACTGCTTTACCCGGCTCGATAGCCTGGAGGCGGTCTCGCGCGAGGAGTTGTCCCAACGCCCCCAGGAGAGCAGCGTTACCGTGCTCGATGTCCGCTCCGAGGACGAGTTCGCGTTGGGTCAACTGCCAGGCGCCGTGAATATCCCGCTGGCCGACCTCGAGCGGCGCCTCGCCGATCTCTCGTCCAATCACGGAGTGGCCGCCTACCGTCGCGGGCTGTACTGCGTGTTGTCCTTCGAGGCAGTCGCCGAGTTCCGGCGTCACGTTTACCGGGTCTGCCGCCCCAAGGACGGCTATCCGGAGTAAAAGGCTGCCGGCTTGCCAGTCGAAGCCCTTTTCTGAGCGCTCCTCTGACCTGGGTGTCCGAGGACGCAATATGACGGCGACCGCACATCGCCCATCCTGCGCGACAAGTCCTGCGACAGCGTTTTTGGTGACAATCCCTATCAGGCTCTGTGAGCAGAGCCCGAAGGATCAAGGAGCTATGGGGGAAACTGGGTGATGACGAGGTGAGGAAGGTGGCGTAACGAGGTAGGTGCTTGACGCCTGCCAGAACCTCCACGAGGGAGCGCTACGCCATGAACGAAGATACCAGCATTGTCCGGCTTCGCCAGCCCGAAGAGATCGATGATCCCCTGACGGCCCTTCTCCGATCGGGAGCCCGCCAGTTGTTGGAGCAGGCCATCGAAGCCGAGGTGGCGGCTTTCCTGGCTGCCAGCAAAGACCTGAAGCTGGCCGACGGCCGGGACCGGTTGGTCCGGCATGGCCATGGACCGGAGCGCATGATCCAGACCGGGATTGGGCCGGTCGAGGTCCAGCGGATCAAGGTCCGTGATCGCGCTCCCGGTCCGGCAGCCGAGCGCATCCGGTTCAGCTCAGCCTTGCTGCCGCGCTGGGCGCGCCGGACGACCAGTCTCGACGCCCTGCTGCCAATCCTGTATCTGCGCGGCGTTTCAGCCGGTGATTTCCAGGAGGCGCTGAGCGTTCTGCTCGGCAAGGACGCGCCCAACCTGTCACCGGCGGTCATCGCGCGGCTGAAGGAGAGCTGGGCGGACGACTACGCGCGCTGGCAGCGGCGGGACCTGTCGGCCCGGCGCTACGTCTATGTCTGGGCCGACGGCGTCTACCTCCAGGCCCGCATGGAGCCTGCCGCCGAGTGCATGCTGGTGATGATCGGCGCCACGCCGGAGGGTAAAAAGGAACTGCTCGGCTTCCAGGTCGGCGTCCGCGAAAGCGCCCAGAGCTGGCGCGAACTGCTGATCGACCTGAAGGCCCGCGGGCTGGGAATCGCCCCGGAACTGGCGGTCGCCGATGGTGCTTTGGGCTTCTGGAAGGCGCTCGACGAGGTCTTCCCCGGCACGCGTCATCAGCGCTGCTGGTTTCATAAAAGTTCTAATGTTCTCAACAAGGTGGCGAAATCGCTCCAGCCCGCG
This Skermanella mucosa DNA region includes the following protein-coding sequences:
- a CDS encoding rhodanese-like domain-containing protein is translated as MYRLGTGPVLEVLAAFRRLAEHNVAEVREIVANCFTRLDSLEAVSREELSQRPQESSVTVLDVRSEDEFALGQLPGAVNIPLADLERRLADLSSNHGVAAYRRGLYCVLSFEAVAEFRRHVYRVCRPKDGYPE
- a CDS encoding ferritin family protein, encoding MASSFNPNSWHISSVEELMALAEAQEHRAAARYDQLAARMDRFGSLETAALFRRLAAMEREHVEALSDWGGSAAPHGKLPDELGEGTATDTDEVPASLTPYRALAIAVRNEERAFSLLTYIAAHAQTSEISARAEALAIEELHHVALLRAQRRKAYHAERHGARDHEREIDIATRSVADLRIVAGRLLSRALETHQALAQELRAAGDQEGANLLFHLIAKELAEARRLGIRGFGNSGEEAAEAHGSATSAGLDSGAMWPVENMVDIFLAAAERSRDEKVVLEAQRLGGVAITWLAELRADLEATA
- a CDS encoding IS256 family transposase codes for the protein MNEDTSIVRLRQPEEIDDPLTALLRSGARQLLEQAIEAEVAAFLAASKDLKLADGRDRLVRHGHGPERMIQTGIGPVEVQRIKVRDRAPGPAAERIRFSSALLPRWARRTTSLDALLPILYLRGVSAGDFQEALSVLLGKDAPNLSPAVIARLKESWADDYARWQRRDLSARRYVYVWADGVYLQARMEPAAECMLVMIGATPEGKKELLGFQVGVRESAQSWRELLIDLKARGLGIAPELAVADGALGFWKALDEVFPGTRHQRCWFHKSSNVLNKVAKSLQPAVKQDLREIWMAPDLKAAEHALDTFEKKYGAKYSGAVECLTKDRDALLAFYSFPAEHWDHVRTTNPIESVFATVRHRTVRTKGALSQDTAKLMVFKLISAASRTWRRLQGENQLPKIIQGVKFRDGIEVSVPTSHSAA
- a CDS encoding c-type cytochrome translates to MTIYKTLLAIAAALAMTPVSIASAQGDAAAGEKAFNKCKACHTIEQGGANRVGPNLHGVVGREAGAVQGFSYSKPIQETDVSWTEDNLDKYLADPKGFIPGNKMAFPGIKNESERQNIIAYLKQNS